One window of Rhinolophus ferrumequinum isolate MPI-CBG mRhiFer1 chromosome 26, mRhiFer1_v1.p, whole genome shotgun sequence genomic DNA carries:
- the SLC4A2 gene encoding anion exchange protein 2 isoform X1 produces MSSVPRRPASGADSFRTPEAESLSAAAPGFPEQEEDELHRTLGVERFEEILHEAGSRGGEEPGRSYGEEDFEYHRQSSHHIHHPLSTHLPPDTRRRKTPQGPGRKPRRRPGASPTGETPTIEEGEEEEDEASEAEGVRALAQPSPASTPSSVQFFLQEDESTDRKAERTSPSPPLPLPHQEAAPRATKGAQTGGVVEEVVAVASGTAGGDDGGASGRPLTKAQPGHRSYNLQERRRIGSMTGAEQALLPRVPTDESEAQTLATADLDLMKSHRFEDVPGVRRHLVRKNAKGSAQSGREGREPGPTPRARPRAPHKPHEVFVELNELLLDKNQEPQWRETARWIKFEEDVEEETERWGKPHVASLSFRSLLELRRTLAHGAVLLDLDQQTLPGVAHQVVEQMVISDQIKAEDRANVLRALLLKHSHPSDEKEFSFPRNISAGSLGSLLGHHHGQGAESDPHVTEPLIGAVPETRLEVERERELPPSAPPAGITRSKSKHELKLLEKIPENAEATVVLVGCVEFLSRPTMAFVRLREAVELDAVLEVPVPVRFLFLLLGPSSANMDYHEIGRSISTLMSDKQFHEAAYMADEREDLLTAINAFLDCSVVLPPSEVQGEELLRSVAHFQRQMLKKREEQGRLLPTGARLEPKSAQDKALLQMVEAIDTVEDDPLRRTGRPFGGLIRDVRRRYPHYLSDFRDALDPQCLAAVIFIYFAALSPAITFGGLLGEKTQDLIGVSELIMSTALQGVVFCLLGAQPLLVIGFSGPLLVFEEAFFSFCSSNNLEYLVGRVWIGFWLVLLALLMVALEGSFLVRFVSRFTQEIFAFLISLIFIYETFYKLIKIFQEHPLHGCSVSNSSEADGERDGGNNTTWAGAGATLGPGNGSSAGPSGQGRPRGQPNTALLSLVLMAGTFFIAFFLRKFKNSRFFPGRVRRVIGDFGVPIAILIMVLVDYSIEDTYTQKLSVPSGFSVTAPEKRGWVINPLGENSSFPVWMMVASLLPAILVFILIFMETQITTLIISKKERMLQKGSGFHLDLLLIVAMGGICALFGLPWLAAATVRSVTHANALTVMSKAVAPGDKPKIQEVKEQRVTGLLVALLVGLSMVIGDLLRQIPLAVLFGIFLYMGVTSLNGIQFYERLHLLLMPPKHHPDVTYVKKVRTLRMHLFTALQLLCLALLWAVMSTAASLAFPFILILTVPLRMVVLTRIFTEREMKCLDANEAEPVFDEREGVDEYNEMPMPV; encoded by the exons ATGAGCAGTGTGCCCCGGCGCCCCGCCTCGGGCGCAGATTCTTTCCGCACT CCAGAGGCAGAGAGCTTGAGCGCTGCAGCGCCTGGGTTCCCTGAGCAAGAGGAGGATGAACTTCACCGCACTCTGGGCGTGGAGCGGTTTGAAGAGATCCTGCACGAGGCTGGGTCTCGAGGAGGGGAGGAGCCAGGCCGCAGCTATGGGGAGGAAGACTTTGAAT ACCACCGCCAGTCCTCCCACCACATCCATCACCCGCTGTCCACCCACCTGCCTCCGGACACCCGCCGCCGCAAGACACCCCAGGGCCCAGGACGGAAGCCTCGAAGGCGCCCTGGAGCCTCCCCCACTGGGGAGACCCCTACCAttgaggagggggaggaagaggaggatgaggcCAGCGAGGCTGAGGGGGTCCGGGCACTTGCCCAGCCATCCCCTGCCTCCACACCCTCTTCGGTACAG TTCTTTCTCCAGGAGGATGAAAGCACTGACCGGAAGGCAGAAAGGaccagcccctctcctcctctgcctctgccccaccaAGAGGCAGCTCCCCGGGCCACCAAAGGGGCCCAGACTGG AGGCGTGGTAGAAGAGGTGGTGGCAGTGGCCAGTGGCACAGCAGGAGGTGACGACGGGGGTGCCTCTGGGCGCCCCCTGACCAAAGCGCAGCCTGGGCACCGCAGCTACAACCTGCAGGAGAGGAGACGCATTGGAAGCATGACCGGCGCTGAGCAGGCACTGCTGCCCCGGGTCCCCACGGACGAGAGCGAGGCGCAGACGCTGGCCACAGCCGATCTCGACCTCATGAAGA gtcACCGGTTTGAGGACGTCCCTGGGGTACGGCGGCACTTGGTCCGGAAGAATGCCAAAGGGTCTGCGCAGAGTGGCCGGGAGGGGCGTGAGCCCGGCCCCACCCCTCGGGCCCGGCCCCGGGCCCCCCACAAGCCCCATGAG GTGTTTGTGGAGCTGAATGAGTTGCTGCTGGACAAAAACCAGGAGCCTCAATGGAGAGAGACGGCGCGCTGGATCAAATTTGAAGAGGATGTGGAGGAGGAGACGGAGCGCTGGGGGAAGCCCCATGTGGCCTCCCTCTCCTTCCGCAGCCTGCTGGAGCTCCGCCGGACGCTGGCCCACG GGGCCGTGCTCTTGGACCTGGACCAGCAGACCCTGCCCGGCGTGGCCCACCAGGTGGTGGAACAGATGGTTATCTCTGACCAGATCAAGGCCGAGGACAGAGCCAACGTGCTGCGGGCCCTGCTGCTAAAGCACAG CCACCCAAGTGATGAGAAGGAATTCTCCTTCCCTCGAAACATCTCGGCCGGCTCCCTGGGCTCCCTGCTGGGGCATCACCATGGCCAGGGGGCCGAGAGCGACCCCCATGTCACTGAGCCTCTCATCGGAGCGGTTCCCGAGACCCGGCTGGAAGTGGAGAGAGag CGTGAGCTGCCGCCTTCAGCACCACCGGCTGGCATCACTCGCTCCAAGTCCAAGCACGAGCTGAAGCTGCTGGAGAAGATCCCCGAGAATGCCGAGGCGACAGTGGTTCTTGTGG GCTGCGTGGAGTTCCTCTCCCGCCCTACCATGGCCTTCGTGCGGCTGCGGGAGGCAGTGGAGCTGGACGCCGTGCTGGAGGTGCCCGTGCCCGTGCGctttctcttcctgctgctgGGCCCGAGCAGCGCTAACATGGACTACCACGAGATCGGCCGCTCCATCTCCACCCTCATGTCCGACAAG CAATTCCACGAGGCGGCCTACATGGCAGACGAGCGGGAGGACCTGCTGACCGCCATCAACGCCTTTCTGGACTGCAGCGTGGTGCTGCCGCCCTCGGAAGTGCAGGGCGAGGAGCTGCTGCGGTCCGTCGCGCATTTCCAGCGCCAGATGCTCAAGAAGCGGGAGGAGCAGGGCCGGCTGTTGCCCACTGGGGCCAGGCTGGAGCCCAAGTCGGCCCAAGATAAGG CGCTCCTGCAGATGGTAGAGGCCATAGACACAGTGGAAGACGATCCCCTTCGGCGGACAGGCCGGCCCTTCGGAGGGCTGATCCGAGACGTGCGGCGCCGCTATCCCCACTACCTGAGTGACTTCCGGGATGCGCTGGACCCCCAGTGTCTGGCGGCCGTCATCTTCATCTACTTTGCAGCCCTGTCTCCTGCCATCACCTTCGGGGGGCTGCTGG GAGAGAAGACGCAGGACCTGATCGGGGTGTCGGAGCTGATCATGTCCACGGCGCTCCAGGGCGTGGTCTTCTGCCTGCTGGGTGCCCAGCCGCTGCTGGTGATCGGCTTCTCGGGGCCCCTGCTGGTTTTCGAGGAGGCCTTCTTCTCG ttctGCAGCAGCAACAATCTGGAGTACCTGGTGGGCCGCGTGTGGATTGGCTTCTGGCTGGTGCTGCTGGCCCTGCTCATGGTGGCGCTGGAGGGGAGTTTCCTGGTGCGCTTTGTTTCCCGGTTCACCCAGGAGATCTTTGCCTTCCTCATCTCCCTCATCTTCATCTACGAGACCTTCTACAAGCTGATTAAG ATCTTCCAGGAACACCCCCTCCATGGTTGCTCGGTCTCCAACAGCTCCGAGGCAGATGGCGAGAGAGACGGCGGCAATAACACCACGTGGGCTGGGGCAGGAGCCACGCTGGGGCCCGGGAATGGGAGCTCGGCTGGGCCGTCTGGGCAGGGGAGGCCCCGGGGCCAGCCCAACACGGCCCTGCTGTCGCTGGTCCTCATGGCTGGCACCTTCTTCATCGCCTTCTTCCTACGCAAATTCAAGAACAGTCGGTTCTTCCCTGGCCGG GTACGGCGGGTGATTGGGGACTTTGGGGTGCCCATCGCGATCCTCATCATGGTGCTTGTGGATTACAGTATCGAGGACACCTATACCCAG AAGCTGAGCGTGCCCAGTGGATTCTCGGTGACGGCCCCCGAAAAGCGGGGCTGGGTCATCAACCCCCTAGGTGAGAACAGCTCCTTCCCGGTGTGGATGATGGTGGCCAGCCTGTTGCCTGCCATCCTGGTCTTCATCCTCATCTTCATGGAGACGCAAATCACCAC GCTGATCATCTCCAAGAAGGAGCGCATGCTGCAGAAGGGCTCTGGCTTCCACCTGGACCTGCTGCTCATCGTGGCCATGGGCGGCATCTGTGCCCTCTTTGGCCTGCCCTGGTTGGCTGCCGCCACCGTCCGCTCCGTCACTCACGCCAACGCGCTCACCGTCATGAGCAAGGCTGTGGCGCCTGGGGATAAGCCCAAGATCCAGGAGGTCAAAGAGCAGCGGGTGACGGGCCTGCTGGTGGCCCTGCTTGTGG GCCTCTCCATGGTGATCGGGGACCTGCTCCGGCAGATACCCCTGGCTGTGCTCTTCGGGATTTTCCTGTACATGGGAGTTACTTCCCTTAACGGGATCCAGTTCTACGAGCGGCTGCACTTGTTGCTCATGCCGCCCAAACACCACCCAGACGTCACCTATGTCAAGAAG gTCCGGACCCTCCGTATGCACCTGTTCACAGCCCTGCAGCTGCTCTGCCTGGCCCTGCTCTGGGCGGTCATGTCCACAGCTGCCTCCCTGGCCTTCCCCTTCATCCTCATTCTCACAGTGCCGCTCCGCATGGTGGTTCTCACCCGCATCTTCACCGAGCGAGAGATGAAATGC CTGGACGCTAATGAGGCGGAGCCGGTGTTCGATGAGCGTGAGGGTGTGGACGAGTATAATGAGATGCCGATGCCTGTGTAG
- the SLC4A2 gene encoding anion exchange protein 2 isoform X2, with amino-acid sequence MDFLLRPQPEAESLSAAAPGFPEQEEDELHRTLGVERFEEILHEAGSRGGEEPGRSYGEEDFEYHRQSSHHIHHPLSTHLPPDTRRRKTPQGPGRKPRRRPGASPTGETPTIEEGEEEEDEASEAEGVRALAQPSPASTPSSVQFFLQEDESTDRKAERTSPSPPLPLPHQEAAPRATKGAQTGGVVEEVVAVASGTAGGDDGGASGRPLTKAQPGHRSYNLQERRRIGSMTGAEQALLPRVPTDESEAQTLATADLDLMKSHRFEDVPGVRRHLVRKNAKGSAQSGREGREPGPTPRARPRAPHKPHEVFVELNELLLDKNQEPQWRETARWIKFEEDVEEETERWGKPHVASLSFRSLLELRRTLAHGAVLLDLDQQTLPGVAHQVVEQMVISDQIKAEDRANVLRALLLKHSHPSDEKEFSFPRNISAGSLGSLLGHHHGQGAESDPHVTEPLIGAVPETRLEVERERELPPSAPPAGITRSKSKHELKLLEKIPENAEATVVLVGCVEFLSRPTMAFVRLREAVELDAVLEVPVPVRFLFLLLGPSSANMDYHEIGRSISTLMSDKQFHEAAYMADEREDLLTAINAFLDCSVVLPPSEVQGEELLRSVAHFQRQMLKKREEQGRLLPTGARLEPKSAQDKALLQMVEAIDTVEDDPLRRTGRPFGGLIRDVRRRYPHYLSDFRDALDPQCLAAVIFIYFAALSPAITFGGLLGEKTQDLIGVSELIMSTALQGVVFCLLGAQPLLVIGFSGPLLVFEEAFFSFCSSNNLEYLVGRVWIGFWLVLLALLMVALEGSFLVRFVSRFTQEIFAFLISLIFIYETFYKLIKIFQEHPLHGCSVSNSSEADGERDGGNNTTWAGAGATLGPGNGSSAGPSGQGRPRGQPNTALLSLVLMAGTFFIAFFLRKFKNSRFFPGRVRRVIGDFGVPIAILIMVLVDYSIEDTYTQKLSVPSGFSVTAPEKRGWVINPLGENSSFPVWMMVASLLPAILVFILIFMETQITTLIISKKERMLQKGSGFHLDLLLIVAMGGICALFGLPWLAAATVRSVTHANALTVMSKAVAPGDKPKIQEVKEQRVTGLLVALLVGLSMVIGDLLRQIPLAVLFGIFLYMGVTSLNGIQFYERLHLLLMPPKHHPDVTYVKKVRTLRMHLFTALQLLCLALLWAVMSTAASLAFPFILILTVPLRMVVLTRIFTEREMKCLDANEAEPVFDEREGVDEYNEMPMPV; translated from the exons ATGGACTTCCTCCTGCGCCCTCAG CCAGAGGCAGAGAGCTTGAGCGCTGCAGCGCCTGGGTTCCCTGAGCAAGAGGAGGATGAACTTCACCGCACTCTGGGCGTGGAGCGGTTTGAAGAGATCCTGCACGAGGCTGGGTCTCGAGGAGGGGAGGAGCCAGGCCGCAGCTATGGGGAGGAAGACTTTGAAT ACCACCGCCAGTCCTCCCACCACATCCATCACCCGCTGTCCACCCACCTGCCTCCGGACACCCGCCGCCGCAAGACACCCCAGGGCCCAGGACGGAAGCCTCGAAGGCGCCCTGGAGCCTCCCCCACTGGGGAGACCCCTACCAttgaggagggggaggaagaggaggatgaggcCAGCGAGGCTGAGGGGGTCCGGGCACTTGCCCAGCCATCCCCTGCCTCCACACCCTCTTCGGTACAG TTCTTTCTCCAGGAGGATGAAAGCACTGACCGGAAGGCAGAAAGGaccagcccctctcctcctctgcctctgccccaccaAGAGGCAGCTCCCCGGGCCACCAAAGGGGCCCAGACTGG AGGCGTGGTAGAAGAGGTGGTGGCAGTGGCCAGTGGCACAGCAGGAGGTGACGACGGGGGTGCCTCTGGGCGCCCCCTGACCAAAGCGCAGCCTGGGCACCGCAGCTACAACCTGCAGGAGAGGAGACGCATTGGAAGCATGACCGGCGCTGAGCAGGCACTGCTGCCCCGGGTCCCCACGGACGAGAGCGAGGCGCAGACGCTGGCCACAGCCGATCTCGACCTCATGAAGA gtcACCGGTTTGAGGACGTCCCTGGGGTACGGCGGCACTTGGTCCGGAAGAATGCCAAAGGGTCTGCGCAGAGTGGCCGGGAGGGGCGTGAGCCCGGCCCCACCCCTCGGGCCCGGCCCCGGGCCCCCCACAAGCCCCATGAG GTGTTTGTGGAGCTGAATGAGTTGCTGCTGGACAAAAACCAGGAGCCTCAATGGAGAGAGACGGCGCGCTGGATCAAATTTGAAGAGGATGTGGAGGAGGAGACGGAGCGCTGGGGGAAGCCCCATGTGGCCTCCCTCTCCTTCCGCAGCCTGCTGGAGCTCCGCCGGACGCTGGCCCACG GGGCCGTGCTCTTGGACCTGGACCAGCAGACCCTGCCCGGCGTGGCCCACCAGGTGGTGGAACAGATGGTTATCTCTGACCAGATCAAGGCCGAGGACAGAGCCAACGTGCTGCGGGCCCTGCTGCTAAAGCACAG CCACCCAAGTGATGAGAAGGAATTCTCCTTCCCTCGAAACATCTCGGCCGGCTCCCTGGGCTCCCTGCTGGGGCATCACCATGGCCAGGGGGCCGAGAGCGACCCCCATGTCACTGAGCCTCTCATCGGAGCGGTTCCCGAGACCCGGCTGGAAGTGGAGAGAGag CGTGAGCTGCCGCCTTCAGCACCACCGGCTGGCATCACTCGCTCCAAGTCCAAGCACGAGCTGAAGCTGCTGGAGAAGATCCCCGAGAATGCCGAGGCGACAGTGGTTCTTGTGG GCTGCGTGGAGTTCCTCTCCCGCCCTACCATGGCCTTCGTGCGGCTGCGGGAGGCAGTGGAGCTGGACGCCGTGCTGGAGGTGCCCGTGCCCGTGCGctttctcttcctgctgctgGGCCCGAGCAGCGCTAACATGGACTACCACGAGATCGGCCGCTCCATCTCCACCCTCATGTCCGACAAG CAATTCCACGAGGCGGCCTACATGGCAGACGAGCGGGAGGACCTGCTGACCGCCATCAACGCCTTTCTGGACTGCAGCGTGGTGCTGCCGCCCTCGGAAGTGCAGGGCGAGGAGCTGCTGCGGTCCGTCGCGCATTTCCAGCGCCAGATGCTCAAGAAGCGGGAGGAGCAGGGCCGGCTGTTGCCCACTGGGGCCAGGCTGGAGCCCAAGTCGGCCCAAGATAAGG CGCTCCTGCAGATGGTAGAGGCCATAGACACAGTGGAAGACGATCCCCTTCGGCGGACAGGCCGGCCCTTCGGAGGGCTGATCCGAGACGTGCGGCGCCGCTATCCCCACTACCTGAGTGACTTCCGGGATGCGCTGGACCCCCAGTGTCTGGCGGCCGTCATCTTCATCTACTTTGCAGCCCTGTCTCCTGCCATCACCTTCGGGGGGCTGCTGG GAGAGAAGACGCAGGACCTGATCGGGGTGTCGGAGCTGATCATGTCCACGGCGCTCCAGGGCGTGGTCTTCTGCCTGCTGGGTGCCCAGCCGCTGCTGGTGATCGGCTTCTCGGGGCCCCTGCTGGTTTTCGAGGAGGCCTTCTTCTCG ttctGCAGCAGCAACAATCTGGAGTACCTGGTGGGCCGCGTGTGGATTGGCTTCTGGCTGGTGCTGCTGGCCCTGCTCATGGTGGCGCTGGAGGGGAGTTTCCTGGTGCGCTTTGTTTCCCGGTTCACCCAGGAGATCTTTGCCTTCCTCATCTCCCTCATCTTCATCTACGAGACCTTCTACAAGCTGATTAAG ATCTTCCAGGAACACCCCCTCCATGGTTGCTCGGTCTCCAACAGCTCCGAGGCAGATGGCGAGAGAGACGGCGGCAATAACACCACGTGGGCTGGGGCAGGAGCCACGCTGGGGCCCGGGAATGGGAGCTCGGCTGGGCCGTCTGGGCAGGGGAGGCCCCGGGGCCAGCCCAACACGGCCCTGCTGTCGCTGGTCCTCATGGCTGGCACCTTCTTCATCGCCTTCTTCCTACGCAAATTCAAGAACAGTCGGTTCTTCCCTGGCCGG GTACGGCGGGTGATTGGGGACTTTGGGGTGCCCATCGCGATCCTCATCATGGTGCTTGTGGATTACAGTATCGAGGACACCTATACCCAG AAGCTGAGCGTGCCCAGTGGATTCTCGGTGACGGCCCCCGAAAAGCGGGGCTGGGTCATCAACCCCCTAGGTGAGAACAGCTCCTTCCCGGTGTGGATGATGGTGGCCAGCCTGTTGCCTGCCATCCTGGTCTTCATCCTCATCTTCATGGAGACGCAAATCACCAC GCTGATCATCTCCAAGAAGGAGCGCATGCTGCAGAAGGGCTCTGGCTTCCACCTGGACCTGCTGCTCATCGTGGCCATGGGCGGCATCTGTGCCCTCTTTGGCCTGCCCTGGTTGGCTGCCGCCACCGTCCGCTCCGTCACTCACGCCAACGCGCTCACCGTCATGAGCAAGGCTGTGGCGCCTGGGGATAAGCCCAAGATCCAGGAGGTCAAAGAGCAGCGGGTGACGGGCCTGCTGGTGGCCCTGCTTGTGG GCCTCTCCATGGTGATCGGGGACCTGCTCCGGCAGATACCCCTGGCTGTGCTCTTCGGGATTTTCCTGTACATGGGAGTTACTTCCCTTAACGGGATCCAGTTCTACGAGCGGCTGCACTTGTTGCTCATGCCGCCCAAACACCACCCAGACGTCACCTATGTCAAGAAG gTCCGGACCCTCCGTATGCACCTGTTCACAGCCCTGCAGCTGCTCTGCCTGGCCCTGCTCTGGGCGGTCATGTCCACAGCTGCCTCCCTGGCCTTCCCCTTCATCCTCATTCTCACAGTGCCGCTCCGCATGGTGGTTCTCACCCGCATCTTCACCGAGCGAGAGATGAAATGC CTGGACGCTAATGAGGCGGAGCCGGTGTTCGATGAGCGTGAGGGTGTGGACGAGTATAATGAGATGCCGATGCCTGTGTAG
- the CDK5 gene encoding cyclin-dependent kinase 5 — translation MQKYEKLEKIGEGTYGTVFKAKNRETHEIVALKRVRLDDDDEGVPSSALREICLLKELKHKNIVRLHDVLHSDKKLTLVFEFCDQDLKKYFDSCNGDLDPEIVKSFLFQLLKGLGFCHSRNVLHRDLKPQNLLINRNGELKLADFGLARAFGIPVRCYSAEVVTLWYRPPDVLFGAKLYSTSIDMWSAGCIFAELANAGRPLFPGNDVDDQLKRIFRLLGTPTEEQWPAMTKLPDYKPYPMYPATTSLVNVVPKLNATGRDLLQNLLKCNPVQRISAEEALQHPYFSDFCPP, via the exons ATGCAGAAATACGAGAAACTGGAGAAGATTGGGGAAG GCACCTATGGAACAGTATTCAAGGCTAAAAACCGGGAGACTCATGAGATCGTGGCTCTGAAACGGGTGAGATTGGATGACGATGATGAG GGAGTGCCGAGTTCTGCCCTTCGGGAAATCTGCCTCCTCAAAGAGCTGAAGCACAAGAACATCGTCAG GCTTCATGACGTCCTGCATAGCGACAAGAAGCTGACTTTGGTTTTTGAGTTCTGTGACCAG GACCTTAAGAAATATTTCGACAGCTGCAATGGTGACCTAGACCCAGAAATTGTGAAG TCATTCCTCTTCCAGCTGCTAAAAGGCCTGGGATTTTGTCACAGTCGCAACGTGCTGCACAGGGACCTGAAGCCCCAGAATCTGCTCATAAACAGG AATGGGGAGCTGAAATTGGCTGATTTCGGGTTGGCTCGAGCCTTTGGGATCCCTGTTCGCTGTTATTCAGCTGAG GTGGTCACGCTGTGGTACCGCCCACCGGATGTCCTCTTTGGGGCCAAGCTGTACTCCACGTCCATCGACATGTGGTCAGCGGGCTGCATCTTTGCAG aGCTGGCCAATGCAGGGCGGCCTCTCTTCCCTGGCAACGACGTAGACGACCAATTGAAGAGGATCTTCCG ACTGCTGGGGACGCCAACCGAGGAGCAGTGGCCCGCCATGACCAAGCTGCCAGACTATAAG ccCTACCCGATGTACCCAGCCACAACGTCCCTGGTGAACGTCGTACCCAAGCTCAATGCCACAGGGAGGGACCTGCTGCAG AACCTCCTGAAGTGTAACCCTGTCCAGCGCATCTCAGCAGAGGAGGCCCTGCAGCATCCCTACTTCTCTGACTTCTGCCCCCCCTAG